CTCCGCTTGCCGGAGCCCTCTGAAAAAGGGTCGCGGCAAGCACGACCCCTACGTTTCTTCCGCGACAAGCGCGGAGACTGCAATTGCCAGCAAGGCTGAGGGGTTACATTTTGCTTGCCGTCTTTTCCGGTGCAGAAGGGCCGTTGCCGGCCACGCGCCGTTCTTGTCAGACGGCATGCTTATATCAATCGGCAAAACTCATCAATTGAAATATCAGTCTGGCGGAGGATGGCGCGAAGTGTGCCCCGATCAAGTTCTTTATGATCCGGAACAACCGTCTGGGTAAAGGGATTATCCCGGCGAATAATGATGTGACTTAAGCGCAAGGATATAACCTTCAATAGCTTCTTTGATGTTTTTAATCGCTTCCTCCCTTGTCGCCCCCTGAGAAATACAGCCGGGCAGACTGGGACATTCCGCCACCCAATATCCATCTTCTCCTGGAAATATTAAAACTTCTCTCATGTTTTATATCCTTTTTTCAAAAGACTCTTATCCGCAAATAATACCATCCGGACAGATTTTTTGCAATTTTTTTCGCGATTTTTTTGGGGCAAAATAGTATTGCATAAAAACGGCGGGTATGGTAGAAATTAAATATCTTTTCAAGCCAAGCGAGCGTAGCTCAGTGGTAGAGCTCCACCTTGCCAAGGTGGATGTCGAGGGTTCAAATCCCTTCGCTCGCTCCACCCATTCATTATCTGCTGTATTATCAGGCAATTGCTTCGTTCAGGCATCCAATGTTTTCAAGCTTGTAACCACGTAATAGCGGCTGAAGCGACCTGCCCTGTAAGTCAATATGGTCGGCTAACCGCGGCAATATTCATGATACCCGAATATTGCACGAAAATCGTGCAATATTCGGGAAAGAATAATAAATTTTAGGGCAATTACGAATATGTTTTCATAACTTGTGTGCCATATT
This genomic window from Kiritimatiellia bacterium contains:
- a CDS encoding type II toxin-antitoxin system HicA family toxin, with amino-acid sequence MKVISLRLSHIIIRRDNPFTQTVVPDHKELDRGTLRAILRQTDISIDEFCRLI
- a CDS encoding type II toxin-antitoxin system HicB family antitoxin is translated as MREVLIFPGEDGYWVAECPSLPGCISQGATREEAIKNIKEAIEGYILALKSHHYSPG